A single Osmerus mordax isolate fOsmMor3 chromosome 9, fOsmMor3.pri, whole genome shotgun sequence DNA region contains:
- the enpep gene encoding glutamyl aminopeptidase, with amino-acid sequence MESMDFEKEEKRYCVRGKHVAIICLVVVVSAVAVGLGVGLTRPDTSPTPTPPKPTTSPEPPPADRGPCKPSNQTNGEWKNFRLPTYVKPVHYNLHLEPDLTTDLYTGSVSINLEVTQPTRYLWLHIRETFVNNVPKLVLKNGQDQKDLAVKSCFEYKPQEYVVVEAVEELAATKPGEVYVLTLYFQGWLNGSLVGFYKVTYEENGATKKIAATDHEPTDARKSFPCFDEPNKKATYKISITHDTSYTALSNMPVEGTPEILPGNKLRTSFLNSVPMSTYLVCFAVHQFSYVERISARGIPLRIYAQPLQIKTAEYAANTTKVIFDYFEEYFNMSYSIAKLDKIAIPDFGTGAMENWGLITYRETNLLYDENESSSYNKQRVASVIAHELVHQWFGNIVTMDWWDDLWLNEGFASFFEYIGVENAEPTWKMRDIMIISDVLPVMVDDALLSSHPIIVDVSTPAEITSVFDAISYSKGASILRMLEDWMGRDTFRDGCRKYLKDYHFMNAKTKNFWDSLAEVSKLPVAEIMDTWTKQMGYPVLDLAIVGTQASLTQKRFLLDPNADVTQPPSPLGYKWNIPVTWHSVNSEKNMSIMFDKDATELTLLDYSINTDGLLKVNNDHIGFYRVNHDSNMWSTISQELQRNPLEFDAADRSSYIDDVFALARADVVDYGNAFNLTKYLSQETEYIVWDRVSSSIAYVRDMLSSDSVLYPKFQILFREYVHVISRRLGWNDVGTQNERLLRETVLGIACQMGDQEMLSNASAIFAKWITYNISVQVNLRLLVYRYGMKNSGTEKEWNKMFDIYQKATLAQEKDKLLYGLASVENVTLLYRLLEASKDESIVRSQDLFTVVRYVSLNKLGTTMAWDWVTLNWNYLVQRYTINDRNLGRLLTRISSTYNTELQLWQMEHFFKLTPNAGAGEMSRQQALETVRNNIEWVRRNKEEIGVWLESIVPS; translated from the exons ATGGAGAGCATGGACTTTGAAAAGGAAGAGAAGCGCTATTGTGTCCGTGGGAAGCATGTGGCTATAATCTGCCTAGTTGTGGTGGTCTCTGCTGTAGCCGTGGGGCTTGGAGTGGGCCTAACGCGACCTGACACCTCTCCAACTCCAACTCCGCCCAAGCCTACCACTAGCCCTGAGCCTCCTCCGGCTGACAGAGGGCCCTGTAAGCCATCAAATCAAACCAACGGGGAATGGAAGAATTTCCGTCTGCCCACCTACGTGAAGCCTGTGCACTACAACCTGCATCTGGAGCCTGACCTGACTACCGACCTCTATACTGGGAGTGTGTCCATCAATCTGGAGGTCACCCAACCTACACGCTACCTGTGGCTACACATCCGAGAAACGTTTGTCAACAACGTTCCTAAGTTGGTGTTGAAAAATGGGCAGGATCAGAAGGATCTGGCAGTGAAAAGTTGCTTTGAATACAAACCACAGGAGTATGTGGTGGTAGAGGCTGTGGAGGAATTGGCAGCCACCAAGCCAGGCGAGGTGTACGTTCTTACCCTGTACTTCCAGGGCTGGCTCAATGGATCTCTGGTAGGCTTCTATAAGGTCACGTATGAGGAAAATGGAGCTACCAA AAAGATTGCTGCCACTGACCATGAGCCAACTGATGCCCGAAAATCTTTTCCTTGTTTTGATGAACCAAACAAAAAGGCCACCTACAAAATCTCCATCACCCATGATACATCTTACACAGCCCTCTCCAATATGCCAGTGGAG GGCACCCCTGAAATACTTCCTGGCAATAAACTCAGAACCTCCTTTCTCAACTCTGTTCCAATGAGCACCTATTTGGTATGTTTCGCTGTGCACCAGTTTTCCTATGTGGAAAGAATTTCCGCTCGAGGGATTCCA CTGAGAATCTATGCTCAGCCTTTACAAATAAAAACAGCAGAATATGCCGCTAACACAACCAAAGTCATTTTTGACTACTTCGAAGAGTATTTCAACATGTCATACTCAATCGCAAAGCTAG ATAAGATTGCTATTCCTGATTTTGGCACGGGAGCCATGGAGAACTGGGGCCTGATAACATACAGAGAGACCAACCTCCTCTATGATGAGAATGAATCTTCCTCTTATAATAAACAACGTGTGGCTAGCGTTATCGCCCATGAGCTGGTTCACCAG TGGTTTGGGAACATTGTGACCATGGATTGGTGGGATGACCTTTGGTTGAATGAGGGTTTTGCCAGTTTTTTCGAATACATCGGTGTTGAAAATGCTGAGCCTACATGGAAAATG CGTGACATCATGATCATCAGTGATGTACTTCCGGTCATGGTGGATGatgcccttctctcctctcatccaatCATTGTGGATGTGTCAACTCCTGCTGAGATAACCTCTGTGTTTGATGCCATATCCTACAGCAAG GGAGCTTCAATTCTTAGAATGTTGGAGGACTGGATGGGTCGAGATACTTTCAGAGATGGCTGTCGA AAATACTTGAAAGACTATCACTTCATGAACGCCAAAACAAAAAATTTCTGGGATTCTCTTGCTGAG GTAAGCAAGTTGCCAGTGGCAGAGATAATGGACACATGGACTAAACAAATGGGCTACCCTGTGTTGGACTTGGCCATTGTGGGGACTCAAGCCAGCCTCACCCAGAAAAGATTCCTTCTTGATCCTAATGCAGATGTtacccagcccccctcaccacTTGG atataAATGGAACATACCTGTGACTTGGCACTCGGTGAATAGTGAGAAGAATATGTCAATTATGTTTGACAAAGATGCaacag AGTTGACTCTGCTAGACTACTCGATCAATACAGATGGACTCCTAAAGGTCAACAACGATCATATTGGATTCTATAGAGTCAATCATGATAGCAATATGTGGAGCACCATAAGTCAAGAACTCCAACGAAACCCCCTG GAGTTTGATGCAGCAGATCGAAGCAGTTACATTGATGATGTATTTGCTCTGGCAAG GGCAGATGTTGTGGATTATGGCAATGCATTTAACCTAACAAAATACCTGAGTCAAGAGACAGAATACATTGTTTGGGATCGAGTGTCATCCTCCATTGCATATGTCAGAGACATGTTGTCAAGCGACAGTGTTCTCTATCCAAAGTTTCAA ATTTTGTTCCGTGAGTACGTGCATGTCATTTCCAGGCGTCTGGGTTGGAATGATGTTGGAACTCAAAATGAGAG GTTGCTGAGGGAAACCGTTTTAGGAATTGCTTGTCAAATGGGTGATCAAGAAATGCTCAGTAATGCGTCTGCTATCTTTGCTAAATGGATTACATACAACATAAg TGTGCAGGTTAACTTACGTCTGCTTGTGTATCGCTATGGCATGAAGAATTCTGGCACAGAGAAAGAGTGGAATAAAATGTTTGATATCTACCAAAAAGCAACCTTGGCCCAAGAAAAGGACAAGCTTCTTTATGGACTTGCATCTGTTGAAAACGTCACTCTTCTTTACAG GTTACTTGAGGCATCTAAAGATGAAAGTATTGTGAGGAGTCAGGATCTGTTCACTGTGGTCCGCTACGTCTCGCTGAATAAATTAGGCACAACTATGGCCTGGGACTGGGTCACCCTCAATTGGAACTACCTTGTACAGAG ATACACCATCAATGACAGAAACCTGGGGCGTCTGCTGACCCGAATTAGCTCAACCTACAACACAGAACTTCAACTGTGGCAG ATGGAGCACTTTTTTAAACTTACACCTAACGCTGGTGCTGGAGAGATGTCCAGGCAGCAAGCTCTGGAGACGGTGAGGAACAACATTGAATGGGTCAGGAGGAACAAGGAAGAGATCGGTGTATGGCTGGAAAGCATTGTCCCCTCATAA
- the fam241a gene encoding uncharacterized protein FAM241A, with product MSNMSSQTTPTVNNQSIRHRRELEELEDRRRWHSHHPSNYTTRLLTDGTRASSRPTSDPGSRWPYVDDPTTRQPQVDDCERLGTLFGELNKCLRNIGFSQMYFGEKIVEPVVIIFFWILLWFLGIQALGLVGTLCIIIIYLQK from the exons ATGAGTAACATGTCTAGCCAAACGACACCTACTGTTAATAACCAGTCTATACGTCATCGGCGTGAGTTAGAAGAGCTTGAGGATCGAAGAAGATGGCATTCTCACCATCCGTCCAACTACACTACAAGACTATTAACA GATGGCACCAGAGCCAGTTCACGCCCCACCAGTGACCCTGGGTCCAGGTGGCCCTATGTAGATGACCCCACAACCAGACAGCCCCAGGTGGATGACTGCGAACGTCTAGGGACCCTTTTCGGAGAGCTGAACAAGTGTCTTCGCAACATTGGATTCTCCCAGATGTACTTTGGGGAAAAGATTGTGGAGCCTGTGGTGATCATCTTCTTCTGGATCCTATTGTGGTTTCTGGGTATCCAGGCTCTAGGCCTGGTTGGAACTTtgtgcatcatcatcatctatcTTCAGAAGTAA
- the lrit3b gene encoding leucine-rich repeat, immunoglobulin-like domain and transmembrane domain-containing protein 3b, with translation MQTNWSISESISLEAAIVTQNWKIFVSCRDRRMSVIPSDAPADTVKFRLEKTAISRVPRAAFFYLSELQYLWLTYNTINTIHPSSFVNLKVLRELRLDGNLLSAFPWEALRDMPRLRSLSLHNNRLSSLPAHASLFLPHVTYLDLSSNRLTTLPSELLDLWLPLPRQSEEPTLRRVLGLQDNPWLCDCQISVLTTLSKFPGSPVFLTDQLLSCSMPDKQLGVSQTDPSQCMRPSVQPLATRVTSPLGSNVILRCDATGHPTPTITWTKVSVFNTVIQESPRVGSRWSIISHNGISYKDAGEYRCQAQNMAGTAEAYIRLKVISHWVLHWD, from the exons ATGCAGACAAACTGGAGTATAAGCGAGTCCATATCCTTAGAAGCTGCCATAGTGACCCAGAACTGGAAGAT ATTTGTGTCGTGTCGTGATCGTCGCATGTCAGTAATTCCCTCTGATGCCCCAGCCGACACGGTCAAGTTCCGCCTGGAGAAGACTGCCATCTCCAGGgtgcctcgtgctgccttcttCTACCTGTCTGAGCTGCAGTATCTGTGGCTGACCTACAATACCATCAACACCATCCATCCTAGCAGCTTCGTCAATTTAAAAGTCCTGCGTGAACTGAGATTGGATGGAAaccttctctctgcctttccctgGGAGGCACTGAGGGACATGCCTCGCTTGCGCAGTTTGAGCCTCCACAACAACCGActctccagcctccctgcccatgcttctctctttcttccacaCGTCACATATCTTGACCTCTCCAGCAACAG GTTGACCACTTTGCCCTCTGAGCTTCTGGACCTTTGGCTTCCACTCCCTAGGCAGTCAGAAGAACCAACGCTGAGAAGAGTGTTAG GTCTCCAAGATAACCCCTGGCTGTGTGACTGCCAGATCTCTGTGCTGACAACCCTCTCCAAGTTCCCAGGAAGCCCTGTATTCCTGACGGATCAGTTACTGTCCTGCAGCATGCCTGATAAACAACTTGGGGTCTCTCAGACAGATCCATCCCAGTGCATGAGACCTTCTGTTCAACCCTTGGCCACTAGGGTCACCTCCCCATTGGGTAGCAACGTTATACTCCGTTGTGATGCCACTGGCCACCCCACGCCAACCATCACTTGGACCAAAGTGTCTGTCTTCAACACTG TTATACAGGAATCTCCTCGAGTAGGAAGCAGATGGTCCATCATCAGCCACAATGGAATTTCATACAAAGATGCAGGGGAATACCGCTGTCAAGCACAGAATATGGCTGGAACAGCAGAAGCTTACATTAGGCTTAAGGTA ATCTCTCATTGGGTTCTGCACTGGGACTGA